In the Tessaracoccus lacteus genome, CCGCGGAGTCCGCACCCGCCACCTCCCTGGCATCCGTCGAACAGTCGTCGCCACGCGGCGGCCCCTGGACGGTCGTCGACGCCGAAGTCACCAGCGCCGCACAACTCGAGAGCCTCGACGCTGTGCCCCCGTCGCTGCGGTCGTTTCTGGCGGGCAGGCTCGGCGAGGATGAGGCGACGGGATGCGTCACCGAGAGCATCCGGCTGCGTGGTGTCCACCCCGACGGGTACGCCTTCGGCGCGGAGGACTCGACGTGCGGCGACGGCCAGTCGCTGTGGGGTGTGGACGACGGCCAGTGGCAGTACGTGCTGCAGTTCGCCGACCCGCAGCCCTGCTACACGTTCGAGCGGCTCGACATCCCCGCCGGCGTGCCGGGTCTGCGCTGCACGGAGGACGGCAAGGGAGTCGACTACTAGGATCGAGCAACGCCTTGGGCGCCATTGCCGGCCAGGATCAGCGGTGGCGCTTCGGTCGGGACGGCGGCCGGGGGAGGAGCGGGTTGCGTGTGGGTCATGGCTTCTCCTGCAGAAGTGGCGTGCGTGCGGCCAGCGTTGCCCGTGGGCTGCGCGCTCGCGGGCTGTGCCAGGGGCGATCTGGCCCACTGCCGGAGGTCGCCATACGATGGGTTCCCATGAGTCGTGAACTAGTGCTGATCGGCGTCGGAGCCGGCGACCCCGACTGGCTGACGCTGGCCGCGGTCGACGCGATCCGGCGCGTCGATGTCCTGTTCGTCGTGGTCAAGGAGGCCGAATACGACGACCTCGTGGAGGCCCGGCGCGAGCTCATCGCCCGGCACCGGGACACACCGCTGCGGACCGTCTCCCTGCAGGACCCGAAGCGCCCCTGGCGCACCACGCCCGACTACCCGGCCGCCGTGAGGCGGTGGCGCGCCCAGCGCCGCGACGCATGGGGCGCGGCCCTCGCCGCCGAACTCGGCGAGGGGGAGACCGGCGGCTTCCTGGTGTGGGGCGATCCGTCGCTGTACGAGAGCACCCTGGCGATCATCGAGGAGGTCATCTCCCACTCGCAGACCGACATCGAGCTGGACGTCATCCCCGGAGTGAGCAGCGTCCTCGCGCTCGCCGCCCGCCACCACATCCCCCTGAACCGCCAGGGGCACGCCGTCCAGATCATGCCCGCGCGGCTGCTCGCCGACGGCATGCCGGACGGGGTCGTCGACGCCGTCGTCATGCTGGATGGCAAGCAGGCCTTCGCCTCGATCGACCCCGAGGGCATCGACATCTACTGGGGCGCCTATCTCGGCTCGCCCGACGAGATCCTCATCTCCGGACCCCTGGCTGAGGTCCGCGACGAGGTCCTCAGGGTCCGCAACGAGGCCATCGAGCGCAAGGGGTGGATGTTCGACACCTATCTGCTCCGCCGCGTCGACCCGGGTCGGTCGGCCGACTGACTCAGACCGCAGTGGCCTCCCGGTCACAGGCCGTCCAGCCATCGCCCAGACAGCTCGACACCCGAATGTCACCAACCCGTTCACCCGGTGCAAAGTCGGAGCGGCGGGCAACGTCGGCTACGCGGGCCTACGCTGAGCGCAGTGTTTGGACGACAGGGAGGACATCGATGACGGCCTGCTACTTCATCCGACTCGGTAGGCGGGGGACCTTCGTCCAGGACGCAGTCGAGCGGGGCTACGTCGGAGTCGACTACGGCATGGTCGACGACTTCAAGGGCAAGTTCCCCGACGAGTGGACCGCATTCAACAAGACCTACATCCCTCGTTACCTCGACCTGCACCCGGACAAGACCAAGGTGGCCGCGGGTCTTGCGTGTGGCACGATCTGGACCCTTGGCAAGGGAATGAAGGACGGAGACCTCGTCGTCACCCCGGACCCCGCTGGCATCCTGCACGTGGGCCGAGTCACCGGCCCTTACGCCTTCGTTCCAGGCGAAGAGTTGCCGCACCGCCGGCCGGTGTCGTGGCAGTTCGGGACCATCAACCGCGATGAGATGAGTGCCGAGTTGAGGCGCTCGACGGACAGGTACCCGGCCACTGTGTCCAACATCAGCCAACACCTCGCTGAGATCGAGAGTCTGCTCCAGGAATACCCGCAGTTGGTTTCGACGGATCCAGACGTTGAGGATCCCGTTCAGTTCGCCCTGGAGAAGTACCTGGAGGAGTTCCTCGTCGACAACTGGACGAGGACTGAGTTGGGGAAGCGCTACGACATCTACTGCGATGATGAGGGAAACCAGATCGGCCGCCAGTACCAAAGCGACACAGGCCCGCTCGATATCCTGGCCGTGAGCAAGGATGGCGCGGAACTCCTTGTCGTCGAGCTCAAGAGGGGCAAGGCCAGCGACTCAGTCGTCGGGCAGATCCAGCGCTACATGGGCTACATCAAGGATCAGGTGGCCGAGCCCACTCAAGCAGTTCGCGGCGTGATCATTGCGCTCGAGGACGACCTCCGGATCCAGCGGGCCCTCTCCGTGGCCAGCGGCATCGAGTTCTACCGCTATCAAGTGAAGTTCACCCTGATCAAAGCGTGACATCCCCCGTGCGGAGCGGCATCCCGGGGCTGTCCAACTCCCGCAGGAAGCCCAAGGCTTGCCGACCGACTTCCGAGTGTGAGCGTTGTGGGCGGAGGAACACCTTCCGCACCCGGCCGAGGCGGTCGCATTCGCTGGCTCTACTCGTCGAGCTTCTGGATTCGCACGGCGGCTCGGTCACCCGGTCACCCGCGGCGATACCCGGACCGGGGACCCAGACCGATGGCGGGTAGTTCGGAGAACGCGACTCAGGATCGTTGGGTACTTGCAGGACTCCGTCCGAGCGCAACTCCGCCGACGCGGGGCCTTGCAAGGACCCGCCGGGTAGTCATTGGGCTCGGTGATCGCTACGCAGGCGGGCGAGCGTAGGGAGGGTCGTCGCGAGTTCCTCGCGCTCAATCTGGTCAAGAGGGCCAATAAGGTGCTCGACAGGGCGGGCGTTGCTGCCCGTGCGCAATCGGCGTGACAGAGTGCGCAGAACCCCGCAAGAGTTGGCAGGGCTGAGGATGCGCGGGGACGCACGACGCGGAAAGCCGCTCTGATTCGGAGTGGAACTCCAAACCAGAGCGGCTTTCCAACTGTCGGGGTGACAGGATTTGAACCTGCGGCCTCGTCGTCCCGAACGACGCGCGCTACCAAGCTGCGCCACACCCCGATGGCCCTTGGGCCACCGAAATACTAGCCCACCTGCGCAGGAAGTGCGAAACGGGGGCGCGTCACGCGCGGGGCCGCAGGGTCAGCATCGTGACCTCGGGTCGGCACGCGAAGCGGTACGGGGCGTACTTCGACGTGCCGAGGCCCGCAGATACGTGCAGCGCGGACTTGTGCGGCCCGACGGTGTGCTGGGACAGGCCCTTCACCCGGGCGGGCTCGATGTCGCAGTTGGTCGCGAGCGCGCCGTAGCCGGGCACACACACTTGGCCGCCGTGCGTGTGGCCGGCCAGAATCAGGTCGGGGTCGTCGGCGGTGAGCTGGTCGAGCA is a window encoding:
- the cobF gene encoding precorrin-6A synthase (deacetylating) — encoded protein: MSRELVLIGVGAGDPDWLTLAAVDAIRRVDVLFVVVKEAEYDDLVEARRELIARHRDTPLRTVSLQDPKRPWRTTPDYPAAVRRWRAQRRDAWGAALAAELGEGETGGFLVWGDPSLYESTLAIIEEVISHSQTDIELDVIPGVSSVLALAARHHIPLNRQGHAVQIMPARLLADGMPDGVVDAVVMLDGKQAFASIDPEGIDIYWGAYLGSPDEILISGPLAEVRDEVLRVRNEAIERKGWMFDTYLLRRVDPGRSAD
- a CDS encoding endonuclease NucS domain-containing protein — protein: MTACYFIRLGRRGTFVQDAVERGYVGVDYGMVDDFKGKFPDEWTAFNKTYIPRYLDLHPDKTKVAAGLACGTIWTLGKGMKDGDLVVTPDPAGILHVGRVTGPYAFVPGEELPHRRPVSWQFGTINRDEMSAELRRSTDRYPATVSNISQHLAEIESLLQEYPQLVSTDPDVEDPVQFALEKYLEEFLVDNWTRTELGKRYDIYCDDEGNQIGRQYQSDTGPLDILAVSKDGAELLVVELKRGKASDSVVGQIQRYMGYIKDQVAEPTQAVRGVIIALEDDLRIQRALSVASGIEFYRYQVKFTLIKA